A genomic stretch from Flavobacterium nitratireducens includes:
- a CDS encoding peptidase M61 gives MKKLLLAFAFTSLVWSCKSVQTSKNTLATIEATINLNEVKNDQVLVTIKAPKIKSTEISYRIPKTVPGTYSESNYGIYIEDLKAYDKKGNLLLVKKTDENTWTISNAKSLSKITYLVNDTFDIEKGTSFGNEDVFSPAGSNIIAGENFMINTHCFIGYFDNYLSNPYQLSINHPKTLWGATSLTDIDSSDTNDVYTTSRYADLVENPIMYSKPDYTTFTVDGMDIQICVYSPTRKYTAESITPEMKTMMIAQKKFLGKINSTKKYSVLLYLSSLKEDDAHGFGALEHPTATTVVLPEIMDKEELVKSMMDVVSHEFFHIVTPLTIHSKEIQDFDYNAPKMSEHLWMYEGVTEYFANLFQINQGLISESDFYNRIAEKIEESKALNDTMPFTTMSANVLKEPYKEQYLNVYQKGALIGMCIDIIIREKSNGQRGILDLMQKLSNEYGVLKAFNDEELFGKITELTYPEVGDFLKTYVAGPTPIPYDVFLGKVGVEKYKTEQAAAVFLKDNNTPYINVNPASKEIFVAPNMELNIFFDHLGLKGNEILLSINDKNYNLDNIYDLISQSTKWKENEAITIKIKRNGKEETIKGIVKLPMIEKETLKVFDESKKQLKEAWLKG, from the coding sequence ATGAAAAAATTATTATTAGCATTTGCCTTCACTTCTTTGGTTTGGAGTTGTAAGTCTGTTCAAACTAGCAAAAACACACTAGCCACAATTGAGGCTACCATCAATTTAAATGAAGTAAAAAACGATCAAGTTTTAGTTACTATTAAAGCCCCTAAAATAAAAAGCACTGAAATCAGTTATCGAATACCAAAAACAGTTCCCGGAACCTACTCCGAGAGCAATTATGGAATATACATCGAAGATTTAAAGGCATATGATAAAAAAGGGAATTTATTGTTAGTCAAAAAAACAGATGAAAACACTTGGACAATATCAAATGCTAAATCTTTGAGTAAAATAACCTATTTAGTAAATGACACTTTTGACATTGAAAAAGGAACTAGTTTTGGCAACGAAGATGTTTTTTCACCAGCAGGTTCAAATATTATTGCTGGTGAAAATTTCATGATTAACACTCATTGTTTCATAGGTTATTTTGACAATTATCTTTCAAATCCTTACCAATTAAGTATAAATCATCCAAAAACATTATGGGGAGCAACATCATTGACAGACATCGATTCTAGCGATACCAATGATGTGTACACAACATCACGTTATGCGGATCTTGTAGAAAATCCTATCATGTATTCAAAACCGGATTATACTACTTTTACAGTTGATGGGATGGATATTCAAATTTGTGTGTATTCCCCAACAAGAAAATATACTGCCGAAAGCATTACTCCAGAAATGAAAACCATGATGATTGCCCAAAAGAAATTCTTAGGCAAAATCAATTCTACAAAAAAATACAGCGTTCTTTTATACTTATCAAGTCTAAAAGAGGATGATGCACATGGTTTTGGAGCACTTGAACACCCAACAGCAACTACAGTTGTTTTACCTGAAATAATGGATAAAGAAGAATTAGTAAAATCGATGATGGACGTAGTTTCTCATGAATTTTTCCATATAGTTACACCACTTACTATTCATTCGAAAGAAATTCAAGATTTTGATTATAATGCACCCAAAATGTCCGAACATTTATGGATGTATGAAGGTGTGACCGAATATTTTGCTAATCTTTTTCAAATCAACCAAGGTCTAATCTCTGAATCCGATTTTTACAATCGAATTGCAGAAAAAATAGAAGAATCGAAAGCACTCAACGACACAATGCCTTTTACAACAATGAGTGCTAATGTATTAAAAGAACCTTATAAAGAACAGTATTTAAATGTTTACCAAAAAGGAGCATTAATTGGAATGTGTATCGACATTATTATCAGAGAAAAAAGCAATGGTCAACGTGGAATTCTAGATTTAATGCAAAAATTATCAAATGAATACGGAGTTTTAAAAGCTTTTAATGATGAAGAACTTTTTGGCAAAATAACAGAACTAACTTATCCTGAAGTGGGTGACTTCCTTAAAACGTATGTAGCTGGCCCTACCCCTATTCCATATGATGTATTTTTGGGTAAAGTTGGTGTTGAAAAATATAAAACAGAGCAAGCAGCTGCCGTTTTTCTAAAAGACAATAACACGCCATACATTAATGTTAACCCTGCATCAAAAGAAATTTTTGTAGCTCCAAATATGGAATTAAATATTTTCTTTGACCATCTAGGGCTAAAAGGGAATGAAATACTTTTAAGCATTAACGATAAAAACTACAATCTAGACAACATCTATGATTTAATCAGTCAAAGTACTAAATGGAAGGAAAATGAAGCCATTACAATAAAAATAAAACGTAATGGTAAAGAAGAAACCATAAAAGGAATAGTAAAATTGCCTATGATTGAAAAAGAAACTTTGAAAGTTTTTGATGAATCTAAAAAACAATTAAAAGAAGCTTGGTTAAAAGGTTAA
- a CDS encoding DUF2805 domain-containing protein — MKKSNRKELSFEQTEKLVTLALEERNPFEIIKKEFGLAEKEVLEIMKKKMPLEKFEMWKKKASASKPKPKPLKIDDFDDDLDGKYYIKNKLD; from the coding sequence ATGAAAAAGAGTAACCGTAAAGAACTGAGCTTTGAACAAACTGAAAAGCTTGTTACACTAGCCCTAGAGGAAAGAAATCCATTCGAAATTATAAAAAAAGAATTTGGATTGGCTGAAAAAGAAGTTCTGGAAATCATGAAAAAAAAGATGCCTCTAGAAAAATTTGAAATGTGGAAAAAGAAAGCTTCGGCTAGTAAACCTAAACCTAAACCTCTTAAAATTGATGATTTTGATGACGATTTAGATGGAAAATACTATATTAAAAATAAACTAGACTAA
- a CDS encoding DUF1501 domain-containing protein: MNRRNFLSLTGTLTGGTLLLPNFLFSYGCQKNLMIGEQCLVFIQLNGGNDGLNTFIPFEDPLYYDLRPNIAISKNEVISTTKGMGFHPSLKGFAQMQQNGDLSVIQNVGYPEPNRSHFRSQEIWQTATDFNQYLNEGWLGRYLDLQCVTHNPTAGINIDSIDNLSLKGDNPNSITVKDPDRFKIKNNKEETDVLSSNPSLDFVRKVANSVLEGSEDIQKALSKSSTQTSYPKNALGKNLEWIARLIKGNLNSKVYYTSQSGYDTHDNQLAIQNNKFKELDSALYSFYQDLKQGNLLQNVTIVVFSEFGRRVKDNGNGTDHGTAAPMFVIGGQNRGKVIGNNPNLSDLSQGDLKYQIDFRSVYASLLKEKMAFDYQKIGIKSPPLQGLF, encoded by the coding sequence ATGAACAGAAGAAATTTTCTATCACTTACAGGAACATTAACAGGAGGAACATTGTTACTTCCTAACTTTTTGTTCTCTTATGGTTGTCAAAAAAATTTAATGATTGGAGAACAATGTTTGGTTTTCATACAATTAAATGGAGGAAATGATGGTTTAAACACTTTTATTCCTTTTGAAGATCCATTGTATTATGATTTACGCCCCAATATTGCCATTTCCAAAAACGAAGTAATTTCGACTACTAAAGGAATGGGATTTCATCCTTCTTTGAAAGGATTTGCTCAAATGCAACAAAATGGTGATTTATCGGTAATTCAAAACGTAGGATATCCTGAACCTAATCGTTCCCATTTTAGAAGTCAAGAAATTTGGCAAACCGCTACCGACTTTAATCAATACCTTAATGAAGGATGGTTAGGACGTTATCTTGATTTACAATGTGTCACTCATAACCCAACTGCAGGAATTAATATTGACTCTATCGATAATCTTTCTTTAAAAGGAGACAACCCAAATTCAATAACCGTAAAAGATCCAGACCGCTTTAAAATAAAAAACAATAAAGAAGAAACCGATGTTTTATCTTCAAATCCTTCGTTGGATTTTGTTCGAAAAGTAGCCAATTCAGTTTTGGAAGGTTCCGAAGATATTCAAAAAGCACTGAGTAAATCGAGTACTCAAACCAGCTATCCTAAAAATGCTTTAGGGAAAAATTTAGAATGGATTGCGCGTTTAATAAAAGGAAATTTAAATTCAAAAGTATATTACACCTCTCAAAGTGGGTATGATACACATGACAACCAATTGGCCATCCAAAACAATAAATTCAAGGAATTAGACTCGGCATTATACAGTTTTTACCAAGATTTAAAACAAGGCAATTTATTGCAAAATGTAACAATCGTGGTGTTTTCGGAATTTGGAAGAAGAGTTAAAGACAATGGAAATGGAACAGATCACGGAACTGCCGCTCCAATGTTTGTCATTGGTGGACAAAACCGCGGAAAAGTAATAGGCAACAACCCAAATCTAAGCGATTTATCACAAGGAGATTTAAAATACCAAATCGATTTTAGATCCGTTTATGCTAGTCTATTGAAAGAAAAAATGGCTTTTGACTACCAAAAAATCGGGATTAAAAGTCCTCCTTTACAAGGATTGTTTTAA
- a CDS encoding DUF1800 family protein: protein MTLLLHNHFVATFQKVKVNYWVFEHNQLLRKHAFGNFKELTKAIIKNNAMLRYLDNVDNRKGKINENLSRELLELFTLGIGNYTEDDIKNGAKALAGLGLGENGGIYRDRIADNDEIVYFGKKGHFKADDLVDIIFKQKNSPYLFTRKILEWFIYDTPSETLVTYYGDYFRKQNFEIKPLLEKIVMEEFDKKTAGSKIKNPLEYSLQILSELQINPRSNRPLVAFLKAQGMDLFNQPNVKGWEGGKSWLTSQIYFQRNNLADLYCSGREIFNQKTKENRMEENNSPNFRNTMVNLSWKTGTNKQIIRELSDRLLFQVDNESQKDFETILKYDFDSQAQNANQAVLRLFNAMVKEPEFQLI from the coding sequence ATGACCTTACTATTACACAATCATTTTGTGGCAACATTTCAAAAAGTAAAGGTTAATTATTGGGTTTTTGAACACAATCAATTACTAAGGAAACATGCTTTTGGGAACTTTAAAGAATTAACTAAAGCGATTATCAAAAATAATGCAATGCTTCGCTATTTAGATAATGTAGATAATAGAAAAGGGAAAATCAATGAAAATCTTAGCCGAGAATTACTCGAGCTTTTTACTCTAGGCATAGGTAATTATACCGAAGACGATATTAAAAATGGAGCAAAAGCTTTAGCAGGACTTGGACTTGGAGAAAATGGAGGTATTTATCGCGACCGAATTGCTGATAACGATGAAATTGTATATTTTGGCAAAAAAGGACATTTCAAAGCAGATGATTTAGTAGATATTATTTTCAAACAAAAAAACAGCCCCTATCTTTTTACTCGAAAAATTTTGGAATGGTTTATTTACGATACACCGAGTGAAACACTAGTAACCTACTATGGAGATTATTTCAGAAAGCAAAATTTTGAAATAAAACCCCTATTAGAAAAAATAGTCATGGAAGAATTTGATAAAAAAACGGCGGGTTCTAAAATCAAAAACCCTTTAGAATACAGCCTCCAAATACTTTCAGAATTACAAATAAACCCAAGGTCAAACCGTCCTCTGGTCGCTTTCCTGAAGGCACAAGGAATGGATTTATTTAACCAACCAAACGTAAAAGGCTGGGAAGGTGGTAAATCTTGGCTGACTTCTCAAATTTATTTTCAACGTAACAATCTGGCTGATTTGTATTGCAGTGGAAGAGAAATTTTCAACCAAAAAACCAAAGAAAATAGGATGGAAGAAAATAATAGTCCCAATTTTAGAAATACGATGGTCAATTTAAGTTGGAAAACAGGAACAAACAAACAAATTATCCGTGAATTATCAGATAGACTACTATTCCAAGTTGACAATGAAAGCCAAAAAGACTTTGAAACAATTTTAAAATACGATTTTGATTCACAAGCTCAAAATGCCAACCAAGCAGTTTTAAGACTATTCAATGCAATGGTAAAAGAACCTGAATTTCAATTGATTTAA
- a CDS encoding TonB-dependent receptor codes for MGSEIKLKGDRIIAQVPSIKDKALRINLNENIYGTFAEIGAGQETVRHFFRAGGSSGTIAKAMSAYDKDFSDAVYGVEKDGRYVTENRLKKMLSHEVSLIEKRLNRDKHPNKLFFSYANTVATIDFAKQFKGHGWVGISYQLDPNEDYNEIILHIRFKETDARLQQETLGILGVNLIYGAFYKYDDPKKLLRYLYDHLDKDQLEIDTINFSGPRFAEVDNRLISLQLVKNGMTDAVMFNPKGKNILPAAVLYKKNILAIRGSFRPVTKVNMDMYEKSLKMFLEENKVEKENTLVVFEITLSNLRSDGEIDERDFMDRAELLCSLGQTVMISNFQEYYKVVEYFANYTKARMGLAMGVNNLVDIFDEKYYRHLSGGILEAFGKLFFRDMKVLLYPMLDENGEVTTSENLKVHPRMKELYKFFKFNGKVIDVEDYNPENLKIFSREVLKMINRGKTGWEPMLPKGVAEIIKEKKLFGYDPNKVYVE; via the coding sequence ATGGGTAGCGAAATAAAACTAAAAGGAGACCGAATTATAGCACAAGTCCCTTCGATAAAAGATAAGGCACTACGTATCAATTTAAACGAAAATATTTATGGAACATTTGCCGAAATTGGCGCTGGACAGGAAACCGTAAGACATTTTTTTAGAGCTGGAGGTTCTTCTGGTACTATAGCAAAAGCAATGTCGGCCTATGATAAAGACTTTAGTGATGCCGTTTATGGTGTTGAAAAAGACGGAAGATATGTGACAGAAAACAGACTAAAAAAAATGCTTTCGCACGAGGTTAGCCTTATTGAAAAGCGACTAAATCGTGACAAACATCCCAACAAATTATTTTTTAGCTACGCCAATACGGTTGCCACAATCGATTTTGCAAAACAATTTAAAGGACATGGATGGGTAGGAATCAGCTACCAACTAGACCCTAACGAAGATTACAACGAAATAATTCTTCATATTCGTTTTAAAGAAACAGATGCCCGATTACAACAAGAAACACTCGGTATTTTAGGGGTTAACCTAATTTACGGTGCTTTTTACAAATATGATGATCCTAAAAAATTATTACGCTATTTATACGACCATTTAGATAAAGACCAACTAGAAATAGACACTATCAATTTTTCGGGTCCTCGATTTGCAGAAGTAGACAATCGTTTAATCAGTTTACAATTAGTAAAAAATGGTATGACTGATGCCGTAATGTTCAATCCTAAAGGTAAAAACATTCTACCAGCTGCTGTATTATACAAAAAAAACATCTTAGCTATACGAGGAAGTTTCCGTCCTGTTACTAAAGTGAACATGGACATGTACGAGAAATCGCTGAAGATGTTCCTTGAAGAAAATAAGGTAGAAAAAGAAAATACCTTGGTTGTTTTTGAAATTACTTTATCAAACTTGCGTTCGGATGGTGAAATTGATGAAAGAGATTTTATGGATCGTGCCGAATTACTGTGCTCTCTGGGGCAAACTGTAATGATTTCTAATTTCCAGGAATACTATAAAGTAGTAGAATATTTTGCTAATTATACAAAAGCCCGCATGGGACTTGCCATGGGAGTTAACAACTTAGTAGATATTTTTGACGAAAAATACTATCGTCACCTAAGTGGGGGGATTTTGGAAGCTTTTGGTAAATTATTCTTCCGTGACATGAAAGTTTTATTGTACCCAATGCTAGATGAAAACGGAGAAGTAACCACTTCGGAAAATTTAAAAGTTCATCCTCGAATGAAAGAATTATACAAATTCTTCAAGTTTAACGGTAAAGTTATCGATGTAGAAGATTACAATCCAGAAAACCTTAAAATATTCTCTCGTGAAGTTCTTAAAATGATAAATAGAGGAAAAACAGGATGGGAACCAATGTTACCGAAAGGAGTTGCTGAAATTATCAAAGAGAAAAAACTATTTGGTTACGACCCAAATAAAGTTTATGTAGAATAA
- a CDS encoding MBL fold metallo-hydrolase, which translates to MKVYFLGTGTSQGIPVIGSDHPVCKSSDSKDKRLRVSVLIRWDEYSYVIDCGPDFRQQMLASNCHKVDGIIFTHEHADHTAGLDDIRPFNFRQGEMPIYAHERVIANMKSRFDYVFETVNKYPGAPSVKTIEVSNDEPFSIGDKVAVPINVMHGDLQVFGYRIDDFAYLTDVKTIETAEVDKLKNLKVLVVNALREEPHFSHFNLEEALAFIALVKPEKAYLTHISHIMGFHEEVQQNLPENVFLAYDNLEINL; encoded by the coding sequence TTGAAGGTATATTTTTTAGGTACAGGTACTTCTCAGGGAATTCCAGTTATTGGGAGTGATCATCCCGTATGTAAAAGTTCAGATAGTAAAGACAAACGTCTTCGGGTTTCTGTATTGATTCGTTGGGATGAATATTCGTATGTAATTGATTGTGGTCCTGATTTTAGACAACAAATGTTGGCTTCTAATTGTCATAAAGTAGATGGTATTATTTTTACCCATGAACATGCAGATCATACTGCTGGATTAGATGATATAAGACCGTTTAATTTTAGACAAGGTGAAATGCCTATTTATGCACACGAAAGAGTAATTGCTAATATGAAAAGTCGTTTTGATTATGTATTTGAAACGGTTAATAAATATCCAGGCGCACCATCTGTAAAAACGATAGAGGTAAGTAATGATGAACCTTTTTCAATTGGAGATAAAGTAGCTGTTCCTATTAATGTGATGCATGGCGATTTACAAGTTTTTGGTTATCGTATTGATGATTTTGCTTATTTAACGGATGTAAAGACTATCGAAACCGCTGAGGTAGATAAACTTAAAAATTTAAAAGTTTTGGTGGTAAATGCATTACGCGAAGAACCTCATTTTTCCCATTTTAATTTAGAAGAAGCTTTGGCCTTTATTGCTCTAGTAAAGCCCGAAAAGGCTTATTTAACTCATATAAGTCATATTATGGGTTTTCATGAAGAAGTACAGCAAAATCTTCCTGAAAACGTATTCCTTGCCTACGATAATTTAGAAATCAACCTATAA
- a CDS encoding transketolase family protein: protein MKKYINTGSKDTRSGFGVGMTELGQKNENVVALCADLIGSLKFDDFKKNHPERFFQIGIAEANMIGIAAGLTIGGKIPFTGTFASFSTGRVYDQIRQSVAYSDKNVKICASHAGLTLGEDGATHQILEDIGLMKMLPGMTVINTCDHNQTKAATIALADHHGPAYLRFGRPVVPNFTPADEPFIIGKAIMLNEGTDVTIVATGHLVWEALIAAEKLEEKGISAEVINIHTIKPLDEEAILKSVAKTGCIVTAEEHNYLGGLGESIAGVLAVNNPTPQEFVAVKDSFGESGTPEQLMEKYKLNNQAIFEAAEKVLARKK from the coding sequence ATGAAAAAATATATAAATACAGGAAGTAAAGATACTCGTTCAGGTTTTGGAGTGGGTATGACTGAATTAGGTCAAAAAAATGAAAACGTAGTAGCACTTTGTGCGGATTTAATTGGATCATTAAAATTTGATGATTTCAAAAAAAATCACCCAGAGCGTTTTTTCCAAATCGGAATCGCTGAAGCAAACATGATTGGAATTGCTGCTGGTTTAACTATCGGTGGAAAAATTCCGTTCACTGGAACTTTCGCTAGCTTCTCAACAGGAAGGGTTTACGACCAAATTCGTCAATCAGTTGCTTATTCAGATAAAAACGTAAAAATCTGTGCTTCTCACGCTGGTTTAACTTTAGGAGAAGACGGTGCAACTCACCAAATCCTTGAAGATATCGGTTTGATGAAAATGTTACCAGGAATGACTGTTATCAACACTTGTGACCACAACCAAACAAAAGCGGCTACAATTGCTCTTGCAGATCACCATGGTCCAGCATATTTGCGTTTTGGTCGTCCAGTAGTTCCTAACTTTACTCCTGCTGACGAACCTTTCATCATTGGAAAAGCAATCATGTTAAACGAAGGAACTGATGTAACAATTGTTGCTACTGGTCATTTAGTTTGGGAAGCTTTAATTGCTGCTGAAAAATTAGAAGAAAAAGGAATTTCTGCTGAAGTAATCAACATTCATACTATTAAACCATTAGACGAAGAAGCAATTTTAAAATCGGTGGCTAAAACAGGATGTATTGTTACTGCTGAAGAACACAACTACCTTGGAGGACTTGGAGAGAGCATTGCTGGTGTATTAGCCGTAAACAATCCAACTCCACAAGAATTTGTTGCTGTTAAAGATAGTTTCGGTGAATCTGGAACTCCAGAGCAATTAATGGAAAAATACAAATTAAACAATCAGGCAATTTTTGAAGCTGCTGAAAAAGTGTTAGCTAGAAAAAAATAG
- a CDS encoding transketolase translates to MKPNTQQLNDLIIQVRRDILRMVHAVNSGHPGGSLGCTEFLVALYQNIMRRKEGWDMDGIGEDLFFLSNGHISPVFYSVLARSGYFPVSELATFRLLNSRLQGHPTTHENLPGVRIASGSLGQGMSVAIGAAQAKKLNNDNHLVYTLHGDGELQEGQNWEAIMYASAKGVDNLIATVDLNGKQIDGTTDEVLCMGSLRAKFEAFDWDVLEIKEGNNLEAIIAGMNEAKSRTGKGKPVCVLLYTEMGNGVDYMMYSHAWHGKAPNDAQLENALAQNPETLGDY, encoded by the coding sequence ATGAAACCTAACACTCAACAATTAAACGATTTAATTATCCAAGTAAGAAGAGACATCCTTCGAATGGTACACGCTGTTAACTCAGGTCACCCAGGAGGTTCTCTTGGTTGTACCGAATTTTTGGTAGCCTTGTATCAAAATATAATGCGCCGCAAAGAAGGTTGGGACATGGACGGTATTGGTGAAGATTTATTCTTCTTATCAAACGGTCATATCTCTCCAGTATTCTATAGTGTTCTTGCACGTAGTGGTTATTTTCCAGTATCAGAATTAGCGACTTTCCGTTTGTTAAATTCTAGATTACAAGGACACCCAACTACACATGAAAACTTACCTGGAGTACGTATTGCATCTGGATCTTTAGGTCAAGGGATGTCAGTTGCAATTGGAGCTGCTCAAGCCAAAAAATTAAACAACGACAATCACCTTGTTTATACACTTCATGGAGATGGTGAATTGCAAGAAGGTCAAAACTGGGAAGCTATCATGTATGCTTCTGCAAAAGGAGTTGACAATTTAATTGCCACTGTTGACCTTAACGGAAAACAAATCGACGGAACAACAGACGAAGTTTTATGTATGGGAAGTCTTCGCGCTAAATTTGAAGCATTTGATTGGGATGTTCTTGAAATTAAAGAAGGAAATAATCTTGAAGCAATTATTGCTGGAATGAATGAGGCAAAATCTAGAACAGGAAAAGGTAAACCAGTATGTGTTTTACTATACACTGAAATGGGTAATGGTGTAGATTACATGATGTACAGTCATGCATGGCACGGTAAAGCACCTAATGATGCTCAACTAGAAAATGCTTTAGCTCAAAATCCTGAAACTTTAGGAGATTACTAA
- a CDS encoding rhodanese-like domain-containing protein codes for MMQFLKKIFGNTTQINFSDLLKEGAIILDVRTAAEFKQGHISGAINVPLNELENYILKLKKDQTIITCCASGMRSASAVKFLKANNFSQVHNGGGWNNLAKKLA; via the coding sequence ATGATGCAATTCTTAAAAAAAATATTTGGTAATACTACCCAAATTAATTTTAGCGATTTACTCAAAGAAGGCGCAATTATATTAGATGTTCGAACAGCTGCCGAATTCAAACAAGGTCACATTAGTGGTGCCATAAACGTACCTCTAAATGAACTAGAAAATTATATTTTGAAACTAAAAAAAGATCAAACTATTATCACTTGTTGTGCATCTGGAATGAGAAGTGCATCGGCTGTAAAATTTTTAAAAGCAAATAATTTTTCACAAGTTCACAATGGTGGTGGATGGAATAATTTAGCAAAAAAACTAGCCTAA
- a CDS encoding rhodanese-like domain-containing protein translates to MNLENILKQNLGTIVDVRSYGEFMGGHVSGAINISLNQIAEKLEEIKQLKTPLILCCASGYRSGQAQNFLSQHNIECYNGGSWLEVNYYQSKQ, encoded by the coding sequence ATGAACTTAGAAAATATACTAAAGCAAAACCTAGGAACAATAGTGGATGTTCGCTCTTATGGAGAATTCATGGGAGGTCATGTCTCTGGCGCTATTAACATTAGCCTGAATCAAATAGCTGAAAAACTAGAAGAAATAAAGCAACTTAAAACACCTTTAATCTTATGTTGCGCCTCGGGTTACAGAAGCGGACAAGCACAAAATTTTCTCTCCCAACACAACATTGAATGCTACAATGGCGGTTCATGGTTAGAAGTAAACTATTATCAATCAAAACAATAA
- a CDS encoding serine protease yields the protein MTFLGVDSTDVLQADFDSDLSGGDTTFQLFSLRNLINFLLGFSWTGISFFNIINNTIVLISVAFFVGCVFVFLFFIIIKQVQKLEEDNSFKIENTLNKSAEVYLTIPEKKAGKGKIMISINGSFHELEAMTEHTEKITSGNVVKIIKIENNIIIVQPI from the coding sequence ATGACATTTTTAGGTGTTGATTCGACAGATGTCCTTCAAGCTGATTTTGATAGTGACCTTAGCGGTGGCGATACTACTTTTCAATTATTTTCTTTGCGAAACCTCATCAACTTTTTATTAGGTTTTAGTTGGACCGGTATATCATTTTTCAATATCATAAACAATACTATTGTATTGATTAGTGTTGCCTTTTTTGTCGGCTGCGTATTTGTTTTTTTATTTTTTATTATCATCAAACAAGTCCAAAAATTAGAAGAAGACAACTCCTTTAAAATCGAAAACACCCTAAATAAATCAGCGGAAGTATACCTAACAATTCCTGAAAAAAAAGCAGGAAAAGGGAAAATCATGATTAGCATCAATGGAAGCTTTCATGAGTTGGAAGCTATGACAGAACATACTGAGAAAATTACTTCAGGCAATGTGGTAAAAATCATAAAAATTGAAAACAATATTATAATCGTTCAACCTATTTAA
- a CDS encoding RBBP9/YdeN family alpha/beta hydrolase produces MQHTLLIVPGLGDSTVGHWQDNWLQHFPNAKKVVQNNWNQPQLKDWLHNLDTTIKAIETPIVIVAHSLAVSLVMHWSQQNDTTKIAGALLVAPADVESSEHTPEEIWNFAPIPLEPLKYPSIVITSSNDPYISVERAEFLAKNWGSLFYNVGPKGHLNLASQLGLWEEGQKFLEILLQEIQESEQN; encoded by the coding sequence ATGCAACACACCTTATTAATAGTCCCTGGATTAGGCGATTCAACAGTAGGACATTGGCAGGACAATTGGTTACAACATTTTCCAAATGCAAAAAAAGTAGTACAGAACAATTGGAACCAACCGCAATTAAAGGATTGGTTACACAATTTAGATACAACTATAAAAGCTATTGAAACTCCCATTGTAATTGTAGCACATAGTTTAGCCGTTTCTCTTGTAATGCATTGGTCGCAACAAAATGATACAACTAAAATTGCAGGGGCTTTACTAGTAGCTCCCGCCGATGTAGAATCATCCGAACATACTCCAGAAGAAATTTGGAACTTCGCTCCTATCCCTTTAGAACCATTAAAATATCCTTCTATTGTAATTACCAGTTCTAACGATCCTTATATTTCAGTTGAAAGAGCGGAATTTTTAGCTAAAAACTGGGGAAGCCTTTTTTATAATGTTGGTCCCAAAGGACATCTTAATTTAGCATCACAATTAGGACTTTGGGAAGAAGGACAAAAATTCCTTGAAATTTTACTTCAGGAAATCCAAGAAAGCGAACAAAATTAA